The following coding sequences are from one Ammospiza caudacuta isolate bAmmCau1 chromosome 10, bAmmCau1.pri, whole genome shotgun sequence window:
- the WDR93 gene encoding WD repeat-containing protein 93 encodes MAVNSRQHPLEIPPPSARDWPKEEEENFFLLDPDRKRDVLPQPFRMIHKLVMQVFESAVEIIEEREMLREAQKRKVQPTKCFPTAEFQVTERANCLAVSGKYIFVGLSVGLAAFSRCDLKDVCAWDAAQTEICAIHASALGSECHVLLAVDEMGLAWLFCFHRESFLLIKALNEVEDISQRSLCVEVVLSRGGDYAGILLQDSAEAWLEIYQLPKDSWLTEMEENSRAAEELAGSERRSSSSPVELPVPAIQAGLDIKLDPPELLLTVRPPKPITGTSFKGPLDALKEVGDGSTFGLGYNHLIKDSQWELQDAIFCSTYQEYLEAEGVTKEEMPRYATFHFLLPSRILMGPEVEVEPDIPVGIGVHWYGNHNFCLYLLNPSLKDKAGSDLKPDLVWPCAAPIACSAVSSCSRYLALAGEDATITIWDKHLGYPLSVTAILEERFIRSIHFLYGSSVASDETCGADPVYCGSDPVCAIVQLLVLCTDSSFYLVRAPKAGKSSITLLADRPENPNLTVSAVMPVLAFPSAVLIFCWDGTVSLMNTDTSQTVYCFCTPPSHAVAPAWQPVFTVDSANSCLLLRGDEHQNVDEFFQSKATHSTIFVYDFNSYPLKEAIPKKPDLRFKPTQELQWTERCNIYLRDRFRFLPERQEVLLEMEKQKYWDCLQARAAAMDKEREKVKGEKKQ; translated from the exons ATGGCAGTGAATAGCCGGCAGCATCCCCTGGAGATTCCCCCGCCATCTGCAAGGGACTGGCcgaaggaagaggaggaaaatttCTTCTTGCTGGATCCCGATCGAAAGCGCGatgtgctgccacagcccttCAGGATGATCCACAAACTGGTGATGCAGGTTTTTGAGAGTGCTGTGGAAATCATTGAAGAAAGGGAGATGCTCCGAGAAGCACAAAAACGAAAGGTGCAGCCCACAAAATGCTTTCCTACAGCTGAGTTCCAG GTAACTGAAAGAGCCAATTGCCTTGCAGTGTCTGGAAAATACATCTTTGTGGGTCTGTCCGTGGGTCTGGCTGCCTTCAGCAGGTGTGACTTGAAGGATGTCTGTGCTTGGGATGCAGCCCAGACAGAGATCTGTGCCATCCAtgcctcagccctgggcagcgaGTGCCACGTCCTGCTGGCTGTGGATGAAATGG GGCTTGCCTGGCTCTTCTGCTTCCACAGGGAAAGCTTCCTGCTCATTAAAGCCCTGAATGAAGTG gagGACATCAGCCAGCGAAGCCTTTGTGTGGAGGTGGTGCTGTCCCGAGGAGGTGATTATGCAGGAATCCTGCTGCAAG ACAGCGCAGAAGCTTGGCTGGAGATCTACCAATTGCCTAAGgactcctggctgacagagATGGAAGAGAACTcaagagctgcagaggagctggctgGCAGTGAGAGGAGGTCGAGCTCCTCACCTGTG GAGCTTCCTGTGCCTGCAATCCAAGCTGGATTGGATATAAAGCTGGatcccccagagctgctgctgacagtgAGGCCACCCAAACCCATTACAG GCACCAGTTTTAAGGGccctttggatgccttgaaGGAAGTGGGTGATGGCAGCACGTTTGGCTTGGGGTACAACCACCTAATCAAGGAttcccagtgggagctgcaggatgcaATCTTCTGTAGCACCTACCAGGAGTATCTGGAGGCTGAGGGAGTGACCAAGGAGGAGATGCCCAG aTATGCTACCTTTCATTTCCTCCTTCCTAGCCGGATCCTGATGGGACCAGAAGTGGAAGTAGAGCCAG ATATTCCAGTTGGCATTGGAGTGCATTGGTATGGAAACCACAATTTCTGCTTGTACTTACTCAATCCTTCTCTCAAGGACAAAGCAG GCTCTGATCTGAAGCCTGATCTTGTGTGGCCATGTGCAGCTCCAATTGCATGCTCAGCTGTCAGTTCCTGCTCCAGGTACCTGGCACTGGCAGGTGAAGATGCAACAATAACTATTTGGGATAAGCACCTAG gatACCCACTGTCTGTGACTGCCATTCTGGAGGAACGTTTCATCCGTAGCATCCACTTTCTGTATGGTTCTTCAGTTGCCAGTGATGAGACATGTGGTGCAGATCCTGTCTATTGTGGTTCAGACCCTGTCTGTGCCATCGTACAGCTCCTAGTGCTGTGTACAGACAGCTCTTTCTATTTGGTGAGAGCACCCAAGGCTGGCAAGTCCAGCATCACACTCCTGGCAGACAG GCCTGAAAATCCAAATCTTACAGTCAGTGCAGTGATGCCTGTCCTGGCCTTCCCCAGTGCA GTCCTGATCTTCTGCTGGGATGGCACAGTGTCCCTGATGAACACTGACACATCCCAGACTGTTTACTGCTTCTGCACCCCACCTTCTCATGCTGTGGcccctgcctggcagccagTGTTCACAGTGGATAGTGCCAACAGCTGCTTGCTGCTCCGAG GAGATGAGCACCAGAATGTAGATGAATTTTTCCAGAGCAAAGCCACTCACAGCACCATCTTCGTTTATGACTTCAACTCCTACCCACTGAAGGAGGCTATCCCAAAGAAACCAGATTTGCGTTTCAAACCCACGCAGGAACTGCAGTGGACTGAGAGATGTAACATTTATTTACGTGATAGGTTTCGCTTTCTGCCCGAGAG GCAGGAGGTACTGCTGGAAATGGAGAAGCAGAAATACTGGGATTGTCTGCAGGCACGGGCAGCTGCCATGgacaaggagagagagaaagtgaagggagagaagaagcagTAG
- the PEX11A gene encoding peroxisomal membrane protein 11A: MAGESPGDAAGYSLPWLSLCRCKTHQGCRNHPGCRRTKTPSILSCMRATQYTCMLLSYLIENKADKKKLVMKLKQLESSMSSGRKMFRLGNVVHALVAARRAAELPEVVPRLCLTGSHLSRALYFVCDAALWLRSVGLQPHLDKPKWHTWATKCYYCSLLMNLARDWYEISWRLEQAALEEKAKENCAWQRDGEELNGVRSDGLHSFLCQLFQILKKNPPLLLDLVKNLCDLSGPLDTLGIYKTNPGVIGFCGVLSSLVGILTLASPHLKLKQ, from the exons ATGGCGGGGGAATCTCCAGGGGATGCTGCCGGCTATTCACTGCCATGGCTCTCCCTTTGCAGATGCAAAACGCATCAGGGATGCAGGAACCACCCTGGATGCAGAAGAACAAAGACTCCTTCAATACTTTCTTGCATGAG AGCCACTCAGTACACATGCATGTTGCTTAGCTATTTAATAGAGAATAAAGCCGATAAAAAGAAGCTGGTAATGAAACTCAAGCAGTTGGAATCTAGCATGAGCTCTGGCCGGAAAA TGTTCAGGCTGGGCAATGTGGTGCATGCCTtggtggcagccaggagagctgcagagctgccagaggtGGTGCCTCGCCTGTGCCTCACGGGCTCCCACCTCAGCCGGGCCCTGTACTTCGTGTGCGACGCCGCGCTCTGGCTCCGCAGCGTCGGCCTCCAGCCACACCTCGACAAACCCAAGTGGCACACCTGGGCCACCAAGTGCTACTACTGCTCCCTGCTGATGAACCTGGCCAGGGACTGGTATGAGATCTCCTGGAggctggaacaggctgcacTGGAAGAAAAGGCAAAGGAGAATTGTGCCTGGCAGAGAGACGGCGAGGAGCTAAACGGTGTGAGGAGCGATGGTTTGCACAGTTTTCTCTGCCAGCTCTTTCAGATACTGAAAAAGAATCCTCCTTTGCTGCTGGACTTGGTGAAGAACCTCTGTGATCTCTCAGGCCCTTTGGATACACTGGGAATCTACAAGACCAACCCAGGAGTGATTGGTTTCTGCGGCGTGCTCTCCTCCCTGGTGGGGATCCTCACGTTAGCAAGCCCACATCTGAAGCTGAAACAGTGA